In one window of Ruminococcus albus AD2013 DNA:
- a CDS encoding V-type ATPase subunit, translating into MLENYSSNATTAKIRAKYAQLFTQEDYRELAALRTVPEAAEYISRSARFREAFAEVDPNTIHRGFLEELLYRENFETYIRLCKFQGLDKQPFFGFLIRRSEIDCILSIINRINSSLDRTYLSDLPGYLIKYLTIPVMELSLSQTYEDLVAGLKGTRYGKVLKKIPVREDGRADYTECELRLRTAYYEELLEQAEKEFSGSVSEELKTIILREIDCRNIINAYRMKSYFGYSPEEIKRRSLKYYGIGKKNMERLYEAADSETMMDMVNHTIYGKNSPDTDNIEVEINSVKIRRLRHYLTGSTNAPVALYAFIILCDIEVSNLVHIIEGIRYGVEAAAIEAQLITL; encoded by the coding sequence ATGTTGGAGAATTATAGTTCAAATGCCACCACTGCGAAGATAAGAGCGAAGTACGCTCAGCTTTTCACGCAGGAGGATTATCGGGAACTGGCGGCGCTGAGGACTGTGCCCGAAGCGGCGGAATACATCTCACGGTCGGCACGTTTCAGGGAAGCTTTCGCGGAAGTTGATCCCAACACCATACACCGTGGTTTTCTTGAAGAACTGCTGTACAGGGAGAACTTTGAGACATATATAAGACTGTGCAAATTTCAGGGGCTTGATAAACAGCCGTTTTTCGGATTTCTGATAAGGCGCAGCGAGATAGACTGCATACTTTCTATCATAAATCGAATAAACTCGTCACTTGACAGGACATATCTTTCCGACCTGCCTGGATATCTTATAAAGTATCTGACGATACCCGTTATGGAGCTCAGCCTTTCACAGACCTATGAAGATCTGGTGGCGGGACTGAAGGGTACACGCTATGGCAAGGTACTGAAAAAGATACCTGTCCGCGAGGATGGCAGAGCCGATTATACCGAGTGTGAGCTCAGGCTGAGGACAGCCTATTACGAAGAACTACTCGAACAGGCTGAAAAGGAGTTTTCGGGCAGTGTTTCTGAGGAGCTGAAAACAATCATACTCCGTGAGATCGACTGCCGAAATATAATAAATGCCTACCGTATGAAATCCTACTTCGGGTATTCACCCGAGGAGATAAAGAGGAGATCGCTGAAATATTACGGCATAGGCAAAAAGAATATGGAAAGGCTGTATGAAGCAGCCGACAGTGAGACCATGATGGACATGGTAAATCATACTATTTATGGGAAAAACTCCCCCGATACAGATAATATCGAGGTGGAGATAAACAGCGTGAAGATAAGAAGGCTGAGGCATTACCTTACGGGCAGCACAAATGCTCCCGTGGCGTTGTATGCTTTCATTATCCTCTGCGATATAGAAGTTTCCAATCTGGTGCATATCATCGAGGGCATCAGATACGGCGTTGAGGCTGCCGCTATTGAAGCACAGCTGATAACGCTTTGA
- a CDS encoding V-type ATP synthase subunit I → MAIEKMALVNIIGRFEDLDETLIRCCDSGCFHIEPAFKNEANSTVKLLNEKNPFGVPLKEFASLATEMGIELKETKGTRFNGWTAEQFNELSENIDSEIEEKNGEKQKLATEVSELEGAVLQVDHLRGMNSDFSKIFACKHTACRIGRMPADNLAKLQYYDQTFFFVPFETTKDFCWGMYFCANGDKELVDSIFRSMFFERIHLPDYVSGNTDEAIAKLNDQIKNKKAEIEALDKEIAVLAEKHDQTILEAYTALKKRYDIFELRRKVGAVKEKFYIKGFVPKKQADKFSESFDDMEEVEVVLLPPDADAYCTPPTVLKNGWFTRPYSMLVEMYGLPKYNGFNPTAFVAITYTLLFGIMFGDLGQGFLLFLGGLILGRKSKQAGGIVARCGFSSMIFGTLYGSVFGFEELLDPIYESIGIDFLPLKAFEQSSFILLTAVGIGIFLIAVSMLLNIYIGFREKNYEKAVFGCNGIAGLIFYGSLVTFVVSKFILKIELASSAVFALLLVIPGICIFCRVPFAIAAKYKKWKLSEDEEDMTVGGFIVENFFEMFEFLLSYVSNTMSFLRVGGFVLSHAGMMLVVMTLLNMSATAAKPFTLVIGNLFVMAMEGMIVAIQIIRLEFYEIFSRFYESDGKEFEPMSVSFDTEVNI, encoded by the coding sequence ATGGCGATTGAAAAAATGGCGCTTGTCAATATCATCGGCAGATTTGAGGATCTGGATGAGACCCTCATACGCTGCTGCGACAGCGGGTGCTTCCATATCGAGCCGGCTTTCAAGAATGAAGCTAATTCGACTGTAAAGCTGCTCAATGAGAAGAACCCCTTCGGTGTGCCGCTTAAAGAATTTGCGTCCCTTGCCACTGAGATGGGCATTGAGCTGAAAGAGACAAAGGGGACAAGGTTCAATGGGTGGACAGCGGAACAGTTCAATGAACTTTCCGAGAATATCGACAGCGAGATAGAGGAAAAGAACGGCGAGAAACAAAAGCTCGCAACAGAGGTATCAGAGCTGGAGGGCGCTGTGCTGCAGGTAGACCATCTGCGGGGCATGAACAGCGATTTCAGCAAGATATTTGCCTGCAAGCATACTGCCTGTCGCATCGGACGTATGCCTGCGGATAATCTGGCAAAGCTTCAGTACTACGATCAGACATTCTTCTTTGTGCCTTTCGAGACTACAAAGGATTTCTGCTGGGGTATGTACTTCTGTGCAAATGGCGACAAGGAACTGGTGGACAGTATATTCCGTTCAATGTTCTTTGAAAGGATACATCTTCCCGACTATGTATCGGGCAATACAGATGAAGCCATTGCAAAGCTGAATGACCAGATAAAGAACAAAAAGGCGGAGATAGAGGCTCTTGATAAAGAGATAGCCGTACTCGCCGAAAAGCATGACCAGACAATACTGGAAGCTTATACCGCGCTGAAAAAGCGCTACGATATCTTTGAACTGCGCCGCAAAGTCGGGGCTGTCAAGGAAAAGTTCTATATCAAGGGATTTGTTCCCAAAAAGCAGGCGGATAAATTCTCCGAAAGCTTCGATGATATGGAAGAAGTGGAAGTCGTGCTTCTGCCGCCTGATGCGGATGCATACTGCACTCCGCCTACGGTGCTGAAAAACGGCTGGTTCACAAGACCGTATTCAATGCTTGTTGAGATGTACGGTCTGCCAAAGTACAACGGGTTCAATCCCACGGCATTCGTGGCTATAACATATACTCTGCTGTTCGGTATAATGTTCGGCGACCTGGGACAGGGATTCCTGCTGTTTCTCGGCGGACTGATACTTGGCAGAAAGAGCAAGCAGGCAGGCGGTATCGTTGCAAGATGCGGTTTTTCCAGTATGATCTTCGGTACACTGTACGGTTCGGTATTCGGATTTGAAGAACTTCTCGACCCGATATACGAAAGCATCGGGATAGACTTCCTGCCGCTGAAAGCTTTTGAACAGTCATCGTTCATACTGCTTACCGCGGTGGGCATAGGTATATTCCTGATAGCGGTATCCATGCTGCTGAACATCTACATAGGTTTCAGAGAAAAGAACTACGAAAAGGCAGTATTCGGCTGCAACGGCATCGCGGGACTTATTTTCTACGGTTCGCTGGTAACTTTCGTAGTAAGCAAGTTCATACTGAAGATAGAACTTGCAAGCAGTGCAGTGTTCGCGCTGCTGCTGGTGATACCCGGTATATGTATATTCTGCCGAGTACCTTTTGCGATAGCCGCAAAGTACAAGAAATGGAAGCTTTCCGAGGATGAAGAGGATATGACAGTCGGCGGATTCATCGTCGAGAACTTCTTTGAGATGTTTGAATTCCTGCTGAGTTATGTTTCAAACACCATGTCATTCCTGAGAGTCGGCGGATTTGTACTTTCCCACGCTGGTATGATGCTGGTCGTAATGACACTTCTGAATATGTCAGCAACGGCTGCCAAGCCCTTCACACTTGTGATAGGCAACCTGTTCGTTATGGCTATGGAAGGTATGATAGTTGCTATACAGATCATACGTCTGGAATTCTACGAGATATTCTCGCGTTTCTATGAGAGCGACGGCAAGGAGTTTGAGCCTATGAGCGTAAGCTTCGATACCGAAGTAAATATATGA